The DNA sequence AAGACAAGGCACGAGGTTAAATTTTCACGCTTAATTTATTTGATAACCAGCGAGTTGTGTAAATTCCTTCTCTACCTCGGCGATAACCGGACTGATTGTAGCCGAAGCCACTGCCTCGCCTGTTGGCTACCGGCTGCGTTGTAGCCGTTTGCTTCACTCCGGTCGCCAACCAAGCACCGGTGTTGCGGGCCTCGGTAAGCCGAAGGGTGGCCGTAGCCAAGCTTCTGCTTTGCGCGGAGGACCACCTGCGCCAAGCCGTTTTTTAGGGGCCGGGCAGCTTGCACCTCCTGGTCCGGCCGGGGGGCAGGGGAATCGTGCACTCATTTTGGTACCAAGAGCCGCTACGCACACTTTTCACCAGCTCTCCGAAGCGGGCGCCTATACCTCAGTAGATCAGCCGCTTGTGCTCGACGGTGGGGCCGGGCCGGAAATAACGTCAACCAGCCGCACCAAGACTTACGCAAGGAGAATTTCGCCCAGGGTTGCTACCCTGCCAAACTCCGCGCGAAATAGTTACTGGCATGCCGCATACGATACATATTTTTGTATTTCAAGGAGATAAGTCATAAAAAAGAAAAAAGCAACGGCACAGCAAGCCCAGGGCCACCGGTAATGGCCACAATGGAAAGCGGTAAAAAGCGCTGAAGTAGCCTCGCCCTGGCCACCAGCTGCGAATCAGGTAGCGTTCAATTGTGGCGAGAACGGCTCAAAGGTAACAAATCTTTTAGCATAGACTAAAAATATTTTTAGTCTATGCTAAAATATTCGTTAAGAGCTTTGGCAAAAACGTGATTTTGGATGCCCCGGCGGTCCTCGGCAAAAATAGACGGCCACCGCAGGCCCGAAGTCAGCATACCAGTCGGAACGGCCTGCCCAAGCAGGCTTACCCAGCGCACAAACTGATTAGCAATCAGCCTAATGCAGGTTGTAAATTATCAACTGTCGGTTCTTAATTTTAGATAATATCCTGACCAGTAACAGATCGTTAGGATCACCACACTGGGGCGTTGATTCTGCTAATCAATTCCTTACTACCGACGGGCCGCCCCGCTGGGGCTACTGGGTGCCCAGTTGCATAAGTCCCAATTCACTCATTGTCAAAGAAGCGTGCCGTGCAGAAACAGATAGGCCACTGAGAAGTAGATAACCAACCCCGTCACATCCACGAGTGTGGCGACGAAGGGCGCCGACGAGGTAGCCGGGTCGAAGCCGACCTTTTTGAGCAGCAGCGGCAGCATGGAGCCGGCCAGTGAGCCCCACAGCACGATGCCCACCAGCGCAGAGCCCACGGCTAGGGCCAGCGCCACCCAGTGGGGGCCGTAGTCGCGCAGGTGCAGGCCCTGCCACAATGCAATGCGAATGGTGCCTACCATGCCCAGGATCGCACCCAGCGCCAGGCCAGTCAGCAGCTCGCGGCGCATTACCTGCCACCAGCGGCCCACGGTCACTTCGCCCAGGCTCATGGCCCGGATAATAAGCGAGGTGGCCTGGGAGCCGGCGTTGCCGCCGCTGCTGATGACCAGCGGCACGAACAGGGCCAACACCACGGCCTTTTCGATTTCGCCCTCAAAAAACCCCATCGCCGTGGCCGTGAACATCTCGCCCAAAAACAGTACCACCAGCCAGCCGGCGCGCTTCTTCACCATTTTGACCAGCGGTATTTCCAGGTAAGGCTCGTCTAATGATTCGGAACCGCCGAGCTTTTGAATTTCGCGGGTGTCTTCGCGCTCACGCAGAGCCAGGATGTCGTCGAGCGTTACGATGCCCAGCAGCATGCCCGCCGCGTTGGTCACGGGCAAGGCCACGCGCTGGTAACGGCGGAAGTCGGCCAGAGCCGCGTCCTGGCTTTGCAGGGCATCGAGGCACACGAAAATATTGTTGCGCACCTGCTGCACGCGGGCCGTAGGCTCGGCCACCAGAAACTCCCGAATGTGCACGTCGTCGAACAGCTTGCCCTGCTCATCCACCACGTAGAGCATCGTCACGGTCTCGGCGCTGGCCCCATGCCGCCGGATGTAGTCGAAGACCTGGGTCATGGTCCAGTTATCGCGCACGGCGATGTAGTCGGGCGTCATCAGGCGGCCCACGCTGTCGTGCGGGAAGCCCAGCAGCTCCAGTGTCACGCGGCGCTCGTCGGGCGAGAGGCGCTCGACCTGCGTTTTGACGAAGGCCGCCGGCAGGCGCTGGAACAGGCCCGTGCGGTCGTCGGGGGCCATGTCGTTGAGCACGTCCGTGACCTGCTCGGGCGTAAGGTGGCCCAGCAGCTGGTTTTGGGCGGCCGGGGCCAGGTAGCCGAACACGGCCGCCGCCTGGGCCAATGGCAGCAGCCGAAACAGCACCAGGAACTGCGCTTCCGGCAGCCCAGCAATAAGACGGGCCAGCTCGGGCGCGGGCCAGTTTTGCAGCGCCCCCTTCAGGGCCCTAAAATCGTGCTGGGCCAGCAGCTTGCGGACGTTGTCGGCGGGCGTGGCAATGGTATAAAGTGCCATAAATAACGAAGGGAAATCTTTTTCTCGCGCATACGCAAACGGGCCCCAAATCGCCGTTTCGGCAGCCTGGGGCCCGTTTGCGGAGGTAAGCCACAACTTACCAGATTTTTACCCGGGCCGAGTCGGGCAGGTAGAGCTTCTGGCCCGGCTTCACCCCAAAGGCTTCGTAGAAAGCGGGCACATCGGCCATGGGGCCGTTCACGCGGTACTGGGCCGGCGAGTGCACGTCGGTGAGCAGCTGCGAGGCCAGGGCTTCGTCGCGCTCGTGCATCTGCCAACCCAGGGCATAGCCCAGGAAGTAGCGCTGCGTGGGCGTGAGGCCGGCCACTTTTTTGCCCTCTTTGTACTCCTTGGTTTTCTTGAACGCGTCGAGGCCGATGACGATGCCGCCGAGGTCGGCAATGTTTTCGCCGGCCGTGGCCTGGCCGTTGATGTGCATCGAATCAAGCAGCGTATAGCTATTGAACTGCTTGACAATCACGGCTACACGCTGGTTGAAGCGCTTGCGGTCGTCCTTGCTCCACCACTCGTGCAGGTTGCCGTGGGCGTCGTACTGGCTGCCCTCGTCGTCGAAGCCGTGGGTCAGCTCGTGGCCGATGGTGCTGGCTCCGGCGTAGCCGTACACCAGCGCGTCGTCGGCATCAGCGTCGAGCAGCGTGGGGATGGCGAAGGCGGCGGCGGGCAGCACAATCTCGTTGTTTGAGCCGTTGTAGTAGGCGTTGTAAGTCTGGGGCGTCATGCCCCACTCGGTGCGGTCCACGGGCTTGCCCAGCTTGTGCAGCTGGTAGTTGTACTGCCACTGGTTGGCGCGCATTACATTGGCTGTCAGCGAGCTGCGGTCGATGGTCAGGTTCGAGTAATCCTTCCACTTGTTTGGGTAGCCCACCTTGGGCGCTATTTTGTGGAGCTTGTCCAGGGCCACCACTTTGGTGGGCGCGCTCATCCAATCCACCTTCTGGATGTGCTCGGCGAAGGAGGCCACCACGTTTTTCACCAAGGTATCGTAGCGCGCTTTGGCCTCGGGCTTGAAGTACTCCTTCACAAACAACTGGCCCAGGGCGTCACCCAGCGCATCTTCCTGCATGTCGAGCACGCGCTTCCAGCGGGGGCGCATGGCCTTAGCGCCGCGCAGCGTGGTACCATAAAACTTAAAGTTCTCCTCAACAAACGGTTGGCTGAGCGTGGGCGAATACTCGCGGGCCACCTGCCAGGTGAGATAGGCTTGCCAATCGGCCACGGGCTTGGTCTTTAGCAGCTGGCCCACCGTTTGGTAAAACTCGGGCTGGCCCACGATGACGGTATCAACGCGAGGGGCCCCCAGCTGGCCGAACCAGGTTTGCCAGTCGATGCCCGGCGTCAGCTTATCGAGCTGCGCGACGGTCATTTTGTTGTAGTTTTTGTAAGGGTCGCGCAGGGCTTCCAACTTGCGCGACGACTTAGCCAGGCTCGTTTCCAGGGCCATGACCCGCGCCGCATTTGTCTTGGCGGCGGTTGAGTCCTGGCCCAGCAGCTTAAAGGTGCTGGCCACGTGGCGCAGGTAGGCGCGGCGGATATTTTTGGTGCGGGTGTCGGTGTTGAAGTAGTAGTCGCGGTTGGGCAGGCCCAGGCCGCTCTGATAGAGATGCAGCGCCATCTTATCGCTGTTTTTGTCGTCCTGGCTCACCCGGGGCCCAATCAGGGCCCGCACGCCCAGCTGGATTTCGTGGGCGATGACGGCCGGCACCTCGGCCACCGTTTTCATCGCCGCAATGCGGTCCAGCTCGGACTTGATGGGTCCGTAGCCCAGCTTATCAGCCTTCACCGAATCGATGCCCACGGCCCAGAAGTCGCCAATTTTCTGCTGGTTGCTGCCGGCCGCTGCGTTGGCCTTCGCTGCCTCGATGCTGGTTTGGCGCAGGCGGGCGTAAATTTCCTTCTGCACCTCAATGCCGATGCCCGCGTTGCTTTCCGACGCCGGAATCGGGTGGTTCTTGATCCACGTGCCGTTGGCGTAGCTAAAAAAATCGTCGCCCGGGGCCACCGTGGTATCGAGGGCGGCGCGCAGCAAATCGGGCTTGGCGCCGGCGCCAGCCCCGGTGGGCGACGAGTTGCAGGCGGCGGCCAGGGCCGCCAGCAGCGGCAGGGCCAGGATGTTTTTGTTTATCATAGGGCGGCGGCGTAGGGCCCCGGGCGGGGCGCGGTTTTCGGTTCGGCAATGTTAAGCCAAAACCCGCCCCCGGGCCCTCTTTGTTGCTGGCCGCTAGATGAAGCGCCGGTGTTTTGCGTACACGGCGCATCGCCCACCCCT is a window from the Hymenobacter nivis genome containing:
- the mgtE gene encoding magnesium transporter — its product is MALYTIATPADNVRKLLAQHDFRALKGALQNWPAPELARLIAGLPEAQFLVLFRLLPLAQAAAVFGYLAPAAQNQLLGHLTPEQVTDVLNDMAPDDRTGLFQRLPAAFVKTQVERLSPDERRVTLELLGFPHDSVGRLMTPDYIAVRDNWTMTQVFDYIRRHGASAETVTMLYVVDEQGKLFDDVHIREFLVAEPTARVQQVRNNIFVCLDALQSQDAALADFRRYQRVALPVTNAAGMLLGIVTLDDILALREREDTREIQKLGGSESLDEPYLEIPLVKMVKKRAGWLVVLFLGEMFTATAMGFFEGEIEKAVVLALFVPLVISSGGNAGSQATSLIIRAMSLGEVTVGRWWQVMRRELLTGLALGAILGMVGTIRIALWQGLHLRDYGPHWVALALAVGSALVGIVLWGSLAGSMLPLLLKKVGFDPATSSAPFVATLVDVTGLVIYFSVAYLFLHGTLL
- a CDS encoding M13 family metallopeptidase, whose amino-acid sequence is MINKNILALPLLAALAAACNSSPTGAGAGAKPDLLRAALDTTVAPGDDFFSYANGTWIKNHPIPASESNAGIGIEVQKEIYARLRQTSIEAAKANAAAGSNQQKIGDFWAVGIDSVKADKLGYGPIKSELDRIAAMKTVAEVPAVIAHEIQLGVRALIGPRVSQDDKNSDKMALHLYQSGLGLPNRDYYFNTDTRTKNIRRAYLRHVASTFKLLGQDSTAAKTNAARVMALETSLAKSSRKLEALRDPYKNYNKMTVAQLDKLTPGIDWQTWFGQLGAPRVDTVIVGQPEFYQTVGQLLKTKPVADWQAYLTWQVAREYSPTLSQPFVEENFKFYGTTLRGAKAMRPRWKRVLDMQEDALGDALGQLFVKEYFKPEAKARYDTLVKNVVASFAEHIQKVDWMSAPTKVVALDKLHKIAPKVGYPNKWKDYSNLTIDRSSLTANVMRANQWQYNYQLHKLGKPVDRTEWGMTPQTYNAYYNGSNNEIVLPAAAFAIPTLLDADADDALVYGYAGASTIGHELTHGFDDEGSQYDAHGNLHEWWSKDDRKRFNQRVAVIVKQFNSYTLLDSMHINGQATAGENIADLGGIVIGLDAFKKTKEYKEGKKVAGLTPTQRYFLGYALGWQMHERDEALASQLLTDVHSPAQYRVNGPMADVPAFYEAFGVKPGQKLYLPDSARVKIW